Proteins co-encoded in one Prunus persica cultivar Lovell chromosome G6, Prunus_persica_NCBIv2, whole genome shotgun sequence genomic window:
- the LOC109949767 gene encoding uncharacterized protein LOC109949767, translating to MVTKSKEKADDTSPADSNLPNDMWQLHVDGASNHKGSGAGVVIITPDGTLLEQAITLGFSASNNEAEYEALLAGLRLAKELTIKRLAIYSDSQLITNQASGEYMAKHPRMIQYLDKVQGLLKEFPTFTIQQIPRAENTHADALASLGSALDSQFRRSIPVEHLDRPSIDEIKPIDSMQIDEDPSWQDTIIDYLVNENLPMDKSEARKVQQKAARYYMQGDKLIRRSYSGPHLTCIKYPQTLEVLCKIHDGECGNHSGGRSLAQKALNVGYFWPTMRHDSTEYVKRCDRCQRYKPVPNLPAEVYHPQNITDNGSQFIGKQITAFYKRYGIKQHLSTPIYPQGNGQAEASNKIILDCLKKRLEGAEGKWVDELPGVLWAYRTTKRRSTGETPFSLAYGTEAIIPPHITVPSIGIEVGSIEQNSEQMRLNLDLLEGEREKAIVRVASYQQRLKSYYDKRAKIRQFQPGDLVLRKAFITAQRQGSKKMKPNWEVPYIISRSGGRGSYTLDTMEGKEIPRQWNAYHLQRYYP from the exons atggtcacgaaaagcaaggaaaaagcaGACGACACCTCCCCTGCCGATTCAAACCTACCTAACGACATGTGGCAATTGCATGTAGACGGAGCATCAAATCATAAAGGATCAGGGGCAGGCGTCGTCATAATCACCCCAGACGGAACCTTGTTGGAACAAGCCATCACACTAGGCTTTTCTGCGTCAAACAACGAGGCAGAATATGAGGCATTGCTCGCAGGACTGCGCCTAGCAAAAGAACTGACGATCAAGAGATtagccatctactcagactcCCAGCTGATCACGAATCAAGCCTCAGGCGAGTACATGGCAAAACATCCAAGAATGATTCAGTACCTCGACAAAGTCCAAGGACTTTTGAAAGAATTTCCTActttcaccatccaacaaATTCCACGGGCAGAGAACACTCATGCAGATGCGTTGGCAAGCCTAGGATCAGCGCTGGACAGCCAGTTCAGACGCTCCATCCCAGTCGAACACCTTGACCGACCAAGCATCGATGAAATAAAGCCAATCGACTCAATGCAGATCGATGAAGACCCCAGCTGGCAAGACACCATCATCGACTACTTGGTGAATGAAAATCTGCCAATGGATAAGTCCGAAGCTAGGAAGGTCCAACAGAAAGCCGCGAGATATTACATGCAGGGCGACAAGCTCATTCGCAGATCATACTCCGGCCCTCATCTCACTTGCATAAAGtaccctcaaacacttgaggtcCTTTGCAAAATTCATGACGGCGAGTGTGGCAACCACTCTGGGGGCAGGTCACTCGCCCAGAAGGCCCTAAACGTAGGCTATTTCTGGCCTACTATGCGCCATGACTCTACTGAATATGTCAAAAGATGTGATCGCTGTCAACGGTACAAACCAGTTCCTAATCTGCCTGCCGAAGTCTACCATCCGCAGAACA TCACCGACAATGGCTCGCAATTCATCGGCAAGCAGATCACTGCCTTCTACAAAAGGTACGGCATCAAGCAGCATTTATCTACTCCAATATATCCTCAAGGCAACGGCCAGGCCGAggcatccaataaaataatattggacTGTCTAAAGAAGAGATTAGAAGGCGCCGAAGGAAAATGGGTAGATGAGCTCCCTGGCGTactatgggcttatcgcacCACCAAGCGAAGATCAACTGGCGAAACCCCGTTTTCCCTCGCCTATGGAACTGAAGCGATCATTCCTCCTCACATCACTGTCCCCTCAATAGGCATCGAAGTGGGCAGTATTGAGCAGAACTCCGAGCAGATGAGACTCAACCTTGACTTACTTGAAGGCGAGCGCGAGAAGGCCATTGTCCGGGTCGCCTCCTATCAACAGCGGTTGAAGTCTTACTACGATAAAAGAGCCAAGATCAGACAGTTTCAACCAGGCGACCTTGTGCTAAGAAAGGCCTTCATCACTGCACAAAGACAAGGGTCCAAAAAGATGAAACCCAATTGGGAAGTCCCTTACATAATCAGCCGGTCCGGGGGCAGAGGAAGCTATACGCTTGACACCATGGAAGGGAAGGAGATTCCGCGACAATGGAACGCCTACCATCTCCAAAGATATTATCCATGA
- the LOC18772741 gene encoding putative leucine-rich repeat receptor-like serine/threonine-protein kinase At2g19230, with the protein MPQGDMTERNFSYSSKLTILFIATSFVRTFSQTPPTSPDGPSGSCVLNFTSYPFQPTGECIGHVGQRINMWGSYPTNLCCRNVLPVMSQALAIHVIKTQGQGSVFLAQEEWQNCNGPSQMQQSLSAQHCGFDDLNSRSSQCSGTTLSGLRQDQPFQDALSNCSQFGNAFDNVCRKCTGAFSALRDYLLKKYNVKDENKTETAICGVAAMISIAAANMNGSFSVDIDYIRCLSMLDTFEPDYIKLKYSLVEAILSILIAITAVMLIILLIKYVSKKKPKKPVQSGPITTWSGLYRFSKAEIENAINFERKDLGRGSAGQVYKGVLPSGQVVAIKHINKSNTSDSFTREVEGLSRIRHPNLVCLFGCCVEDGEQFLVYEYCAAGNLAQHLLRNDPVLTWERRVKILRDCALALRYLHHYIDGCIVHRDIKLTNILLTENLDPKLSDFGLAKMLGMEESKVFTDVRGTIGYMDPEYMTNAKLTCASDVYSFGIVSLQLLSGQKVFELDLDARDQLTRKAKDISMNKRPPEDLEDPRLNGNVNKVDFESILQIAVLCVAKSSKGRPTIDLVYEEMDKAWKNTLADMKAKKGISSSATPLSISSDVFSV; encoded by the exons ATGCCTCAGGGGGATATGACAGAAAGAAACTTTTCTTATTCTTCCAAGCTTACCATCTTATTCATTGCCACTTCTTTTGTCCGAACTTTTTCCCAGACTCCACCAACTTCACCTGATGGTCCCTCAG GAAGCTGTGTGTTAAATTTCACATCCTACCCGTTCCAACCAACTGGGGAGTGCATCGGTCATGTGGGACAGAGAATCAACATGTGGGGCAGCTACCCTACAAACCTGTGCTGTCGAAATGTCCTCCCCGTCATGTCCCAAGCCTTAGCCATTCATGTAATTAAGACACAGGGGCAGGGCAGTGTCTTTCTTGCACAAGAGGAATGGCAGAACTGCAACGGCCCTTCACAAATGCAGCAGAGTTTGTCTGCGCAACATTGTGGCTTTGATGACCTTAACAGTAGAAGTAGCCAGTGCTCCGGCACAACTCTTTCAGGCCTCAGGCAAGACCAGCCCTTCCAAGACGCACTAAGCAACTGCTCTCAATTTGGCAATGCCTTTGATAATGTTTGCAGAAAATGCACCGGGGCATTCTCAGCTCTGAGGgactatttattgaaaaagTATAACGTGAAGGACGAGAACAAAACTGAAACAGCCATATGTGGTGTAGCAGCTATGATTTCTATTGCAGCAGCAAATATGAATGGTTCCTTTTCGGTCGATATTGACTACATTCGGTGTTTGTCTATGTTAGACACGTTTG AACCAGATTACATCAAACTCAAGT ATTCTTTGGTAGAAGCGATACTTTCAATCTTAATAGCCATCACTGCAGTGATGCTGATCATCCTGCTGATTAAATATGTGAGCAAGAAGAAGCCTAAAAAACCGGTTCAATCAGGACCAATTACTACATGGTCTGGCCTGTATAGATTCTCCAAGGCTGAGATTGAGAATGCCATAAATTTTGAGAGAAAGGACCTCGGAAGAGGAAGTGCTGGTCAAGTTTATAAAGGTGTTCTTCCTAGTGGACAAGTCGTGGCCATTAAGCACATAAACAAGAGCAATACTTCTGATTCTTTTACACGAGAAGTCGAAGGTCTTTCAAGGATTCGACATCCAAATTTGGTTTGCCTCTTTGGTTGCTGCGTTGAAGATGGCGAGCAATTTCTTGTGTACGAGTATTGCGCAGCAGGGAATCTAGCTCAGCACCTCCTAA GAAATGATCCTGTCTTAACATGGGAAAGAAGAGTTAAGATTCTAAGAGATTGTGCACTTGCTTTGAGGTATCTCCACCACTATATAGATGGATGCATTGTTCACAGAGATATTAAG CTTACCAACATCCTTTTGACTGAGAACTTGGATCCCAAGCTTTCTGATTTTGGGTTGGCAAAGATGTTGGGGATGGAGGAGAGCAAAGTATTTACAGATGTCAGAGGAACCATAGGCTATATGGATCCAGAATATATGACCAATGCCAAGTTAACCTGCGCCAGTGATGTCTATAGTTTTGGTATTGTTTCTCTTCAACTGCTATCAGGGCAAAAAGTATTTGAGCTGGATCTTGATGCTAGAGACCAACTGACAAGAAAG GCAAAGGATATAAGTATGAACAAGCGCCCACCTGAGGATCTTGAGGACCCAAGACTAAATGGAAATGTCAACAAGGTGGACTTTGAATCAATCCTACAAATTGCAGTACTTTGTGTTGCCAAATCAAGCAAAGGTCGCCCAACAATCGATCTCGTGTACGAAGAGATGGACAAGGCTTGGAAGAACACTCTTGCTGACATG AAGGCAAAGAAAGGGATAAGTTCCTCAGCAACACCACTGTCTATATCTTCGGATGTGTTTTCAGTTTGA